The following DNA comes from Paenibacillus crassostreae.
GACAGCAAATGCTGACGCCAGTTCTCTTTGATGTGTAATGCTCAAATGAATAGTATACTCCATCGGTTGTGCAGGAAGATTTAATCTTTCCCATGCAACCTTACTTAATTCCACCTTTGGCTTCCCTAAGGGATCCGGAAGTATCTCAATATCTCCAAAATTTATAATCGCACCTATACCACAACCAAACGCTTTAACAATAGCCTCTTTGGCTGCAAATCTCCCAGCCGTAAATTCTACTTTCTTCAGTCCGCGTCCTTGAGCTAATTGAAATTCCTGGCTTGTCAGCACCCTTCTCATGAACGCTTGTCCCGTTCTTCCGTTAAGAATATCATCCACTCGCTTAATTTCAAGCACATCATGTCCAATTCCATATATCATATATTTCACACCTTCCGTACCTTCCTTTATACCTTATTGTATCAGGCACTACTTCTCGTTGCGACAATTCCATTTATTACATTCCAAATAAATAAATAGAGTGCCAACTCTGTTACCAGTGTTGCACTCCATTGGAAGAATTCATCTTATTCAATTCTTGAACACAAGTTATAATACACCTGCTTATATTCCCGGTATGGAATTGCGTTTGTGAGTTGTCTTCAAATAGAAACTTTCCAGCCGTTCTTTAGATGCCGAGGGTATTTCCTTGCCTTCCAGATAATCGCTATTCTCTTCGTATGTAATCCCTAGCTCATTCTCATCCGTCTGGCCTTCCCAGAGCCCAGCAGAAGGTGCTTTATCTAATATGGACTGTGGTACACCCATATATGCCGCAAGCTGACGAACTTGACGCTTATTCAGGGAACTAAGTGGTGTAATATCTACCGCGCCGTCTCCCCATTTCGTATAAAATCCTGTAATCGCTTCAGATGCATGATCCGTTCCTACAACAATCAGATTCAATTCAAATGCTAGTGCATATTGTACAACCATCCGCGTTCTTGCTTTGACATTCCCTTTACCTTGATGGGTCATATGACGATGTATTCCCAAACCCTTGAGTCCCTGCTCAACTTCCAATGCTACTTCAGTCACCGCATCCTCAATGTTTGTCTCTAACGTATGTTTAAGATCAAATGCCTTAGCAACAGCATAACTATCATCGATATCTTCCTGAGTCCCATAAGGTTGAAATACACCAAGCGTCATGTAATCTCGACCTGTTTCTTTCGATAATTCATCCGTAGCTATATTGCACAAACCTGCAGCTACAGCACTATCAATCCCACCACTAATCGCAATAAGAAGCCCTGTGGATCCTGCTTTTTTCACGTAATCTTTTAAAAAGTCTACTCTTTTCTTAACTTCTGATTCTACATTTATTGATGATTTCACACCTAATTCGTCAATAATTTGTGCTTGTAAACTCATATGATACGCACTCCAATCCCTAAATATGATGACCTACATAAAACCCCGGAGCTGCCTGAATACCACAACTTCGGGGTTCTAATATACAATTCACTCTGAATAATTATTTACACAACCGATCAAATGCATCTGTCAGATCAGCAGCAATCTCTTGAGCAGATCTATCTTCTATTTGATGACGTTCAATGAAATGTACCAATTCCCCATCTTTCATTAATGCAATGGAAGGGGAAGAAGGAGCGTATGGAGCAAAGTACTCCCGCGCTTTGGCTGTTGCTTCTTTATCTTGTCCTGCAAATACCGTATACAGTTGATCCGGAACAATGCCATGCTCCAGTGCCATACCTACACCAGGTCGGCACTGGCCAGCAGCACAACCACACACAGAATTAATTACGATCAATGTCGTACCCTTCGCATTTGGTACTTGGGCTTCTACTTCTTCAGGAGTTTTAAGTTCCTTGATCCCTAGACTTGTTAATTCATCCCGCATCGGTTGGATCATATCTTGCATATATCGATCAAAAGACATTGCCATTCTTAATCACTCCTCTTTAATAATAGATTAAATCTTAACCATTTAGTATGATTATACCTATTGTGAATGTTTGAAAGCAAGTAAGTGAGCTGGATTCGTGCACATTCTTTCACCAATTTATGAAAGTAAATCAATTTCAGACCTTACGCTCCAGAAATATGTTCAATCACGGAAATGCCACG
Coding sequences within:
- the acpS gene encoding holo-ACP synthase; protein product: MIYGIGHDVLEIKRVDDILNGRTGQAFMRRVLTSQEFQLAQGRGLKKVEFTAGRFAAKEAIVKAFGCGIGAIINFGDIEILPDPLGKPKVELSKVAWERLNLPAQPMEYTIHLSITHQRELASAFAVIERVT
- the nadE gene encoding ammonia-dependent NAD(+) synthetase: MSLQAQIIDELGVKSSINVESEVKKRVDFLKDYVKKAGSTGLLIAISGGIDSAVAAGLCNIATDELSKETGRDYMTLGVFQPYGTQEDIDDSYAVAKAFDLKHTLETNIEDAVTEVALEVEQGLKGLGIHRHMTHQGKGNVKARTRMVVQYALAFELNLIVVGTDHASEAITGFYTKWGDGAVDITPLSSLNKRQVRQLAAYMGVPQSILDKAPSAGLWEGQTDENELGITYEENSDYLEGKEIPSASKERLESFYLKTTHKRNSIPGI
- a CDS encoding BrxA/BrxB family bacilliredoxin; this translates as MAMSFDRYMQDMIQPMRDELTSLGIKELKTPEEVEAQVPNAKGTTLIVINSVCGCAAGQCRPGVGMALEHGIVPDQLYTVFAGQDKEATAKAREYFAPYAPSSPSIALMKDGELVHFIERHQIEDRSAQEIAADLTDAFDRLCK